Proteins from one Procambarus clarkii isolate CNS0578487 chromosome 40, FALCON_Pclarkii_2.0, whole genome shotgun sequence genomic window:
- the LOC138372995 gene encoding protein rtoA-like: MVTRDQQGPGDLSPETSSRPCDLSPETSSGPCDLSPETSSGPCDLSPETSSGPCDLSPETSSGPCDLSPETSSGPCDLSPETSSGPCDLSPETSSGPCDLSPETSSGPCDLSPETSSGPCDLSPETSSGPCDLSPETSSGPCDLSPETSSGPCDLSPETSSGPCDLSPETSSGPCDLSPETSSGPCDLSPETSSGPCDLSPETSSGPCDLSPETSSGPCDLSPETSSGPCDLSPETSSGPCDLSPETSSGPCDLSPETSSGPCDLSPETSSGPCDLSPETSDSHIARRLEEIININVYDQQW; encoded by the exons ATGGTCACGCGAG ACCAGCAGGGGCCCGGTGATCTCTCCCCTGAGACCAGCAGCAGGCCCTGTGATCTCTCCCCTGAGACCAGCAGCGGGCCCTGTGATCTCTCCCCTGAGACCAGCAGCGGGCCCTGTGATCTCTCCCCTGAGACCAGCAGCGGGCCCTGTGATCTCTCCCCTGAGACCAGCAGCGGGCCCTGTGATCTCTCCCCTGAGACCAGCAGCGGGCCCTGTGATCTCTCCCCTGAGACCAGCAGCGGGCCCTGTGATCTCTCCCCTGAGACCAGCAGCGGGCCCTGTGATCTCTCCCCTGAGACCAGCAGCGGGCCCTGTGATCTCTCCCCTGAGACCAGCAGCGGGCCCTGTGATCTCTCCCCTGAGACCAGCAGCGGGCCCTGTGATCTCTCCCCTGAGACCAGCAGCGGGCCCTGTGATCTCTCCCCTGAGACCAGCAGCGGGCCCTGTGATCTCTCCCCTGAGACCAGCAGTGGGCCCTGTGATCTCTCCCCTGAGACCAGCAGCGGGCCCTGTGATCTCTCCCCTGAGACCAGCAGCGGGCCCTGTGATCTCTCCCCTGAGACCAGCAGCGGGCCCTGTGATCTCTCCCCTGAGACCAGCAGCGGGCCCTGTGATCTCTCCCCTGAGACCAGCAGCGGGCCCTGTGATCTCTCCCCTGAGACCAGCAGCGGGCCCTGTGATCTCTCCCCTGAGACCAGCAGCGGGCCCTGTGATCTCTCCCCTGAGACCAGCAGCGGGCCCTGTGATCTCTCCCCTGAGACCAGCAGCGGGCCCTGTGATCTCTCCCCTGAGACCAGCAGCGGGCCCTGTGATCTCTCCCCTGAGACCTCTGACTCGCATATTGCCAGGAGACTTGAAGAgataataaatataaatgtttatgACCAACAATGGTAA
- the LOC123758072 gene encoding calcium-binding and coiled-coil domain-containing protein 2-like yields the protein MDSCYEDMDSCYEDMDTYHEDKDTYHEDKDTYHEDMDTYHEDMDTYHEDKDTYHEDKDTYHEDMDTYHEDMDTYHEDKDTYHEDKDTYHEDKDTYHEDMDTYHEDMDTYHEDMDTYHEDKDTYHEDMDTYHEDMDTYHEDKDTYHEDKDTYHEDKVTYHEDKDTYHEDKDTYHEDMDTYHEDKDTYHEDMDTYHEDKDTYHEDKDTYHEDISSYYEEREGQTPAVPA from the coding sequence ATGGACTCGTGTTATGAGGATATGGACTCGTGTTATGAGGATATGGACACGTATCATGAGGACAAGGACACGTATCATGAGGACAAGGACACGTATCATGAAGACATGGACACGTATCATGAGGACATGGACACGTATCATGAGGACAAGGACACGTATCATGAGGACAAGGACACGTATCATGAGGACATGGACACGTATCATGAGGACATGGACACGTATCATGAGGACAAGGACACGTATCATGAGGACAAGGACACGTATCATGAGGACAAGGACACGTATCATGAGGACATGGACACGTATCATGAGGACATGGACACGTATCATGAGGACATGGACACGTATCATGAGGACAAGGACACGTATCATGAGGACATGGACACGTATCATGAGGACATGGACACGTATCATGAGGACAAGGACACGTATCATGAGGACAAGGACACGTATCATGAGGACAAGGTCACGTATCATGAGGACAAGGACACGTATCATGAGGACAAGGACACGTATCATGAGGACATGGACACGTATCATGAGGACAAGGACACGTATCATGAGGACATGGACACGTATCATGAGGACAAGGACACGTATCATGAGGACAAGGACACGTATCATGAGGATATATCCTCGTATTATGAGGAGCGAGAGGGCCAAACGCCGGCGGTTCCCGCCTGA
- the LOC123758073 gene encoding uncharacterized protein, giving the protein MNHATDQATDQATDHATDHATDHATDHATDHATDHATDHASDHATDQATDHATDHATDHATDQATDHATDHATDHATDHTTDHATDHTTDHATDHTTDHATDHATDHATDHATDHTTDHATDHTTDHATDHATDHATDHATDHATDHTTDHATDHTTDHATDHATDHASDHATDHATDHATDHATDHATDHATDHTTDHATDHATDHATDHATDHATDHATDHATDHATDHATDHATDHATDHTTDHATDHATDHATDHATDHATDHATDHATDHATDHATDHATDHATDHATDHATDHATDHATDHATDQATDHATDHATDHATDHATDQATDHATDHATDHATDHATDQATDHATDHATDQATDQATDHATDHATDHATDHATDQATDHATDHATDHATDQATDHATDHATDHATDQATDHATD; this is encoded by the coding sequence atgaaccaTGCCACAGACCAAGCCACAGACCAAGCCACAGACCACGCCACAGACCACGCCACAGACCACGCCACAGACCACGCCACAGACCACGCCACAGATCATGCCACAGACCACGCCTCAGACCACGCCACAGACCAAGCCACAGACCACGCCACAGATCATGCCACAGACCACGCCACAGACCAAGCCACAGACCACGCCACAGATCATGCCACAGACCACGCCACAGACCACACCACAGACCACGCCACAGACCACACCACAGACCACGCCACAGACCACACCACAGACCACGCCACAGATCATGCCACAGACCACGCCACAGACCACGCCACAGACCACACCACAGACCACGCCACAGACCACACCACAGACCACGCCACAGATCATGCCACAGACCACGCCACAGACCACGCCACAGACCACGCCACAGACCACACCACAGACCACGCCACAGACCACACCACAGACCACGCCACAGATCATGCCACAGACCACGCCTCAGACCACGCCACAGATCATGCCACAGACCACGCCACAGACCACGCCACAGATCATGCCACAGACCACGCCACAGACCACACCACAGACCACGCCACAGATCATGCCACAGACCACGCCACAGACCACGCCACAGACCACGCCACAGACCACGCCACAGATCATGCCACAGACCACGCCACAGACCACGCCACAGATCATGCCACAGACCACGCCACAGACCACACCACAGACCACGCCACAGACCACGCCACAGACCACGCCACAGACCACGCCACAGACCACGCCACAGACCACGCCACAGACCATGCCACAGACCACGCCACAGATCATGCCACAGACCACGCCACAGACCACGCCACAGACCACGCCACAGACCACGCCACAGACCACGCCACAGACCACGCCACAGACCACGCCACAGACCAAGCCACAGACCACGCCACAGACCACGCCACAGATCATGCCACAGACCACGCCACAGACCAAGCCACAGACCACGCCACAGATCATGCCACAGACCATGCCACAGACCATGCCACAGACCAAGCCACAGACCACGCCACAGATCATGCCACAGACCAGGCCACAGACCAAGCCACAGACCACGCCACAGATCATGCCACAGACCATGCCACAGACCATGCCACAGACCAAGCCACAGACCACGCCACAGATCATGCCACAGACCATGCCACAGACCAGGCCACAGACCACGCCACAGATCATGCCACAGATCATGCCACAGACCAAGCCACAGACCACGCCACAGACTAG